A stretch of the Vidua chalybeata isolate OUT-0048 chromosome 19, bVidCha1 merged haplotype, whole genome shotgun sequence genome encodes the following:
- the NOG gene encoding noggin, translating to MDHSQCLVTIYALVVLLGLRLEQGACQHYLHIRPAPSDNLPLVDLIEHPDPIFDPKEKDLNETLLRNLMGGHFDPNFMAVSLPEDRLGVDDLAELDLLLRQRPSGAMPSEIKGLEFYDGLQPGKKHRLSKKLRRKLQMWLWSQTFCPVLYTWNDLGSRFWPRYVKVGSCYSKRSCSVPEGMVCKPAKSVHLTILRWRCQRRGGQRCTWIPIQYPIISECKCSC from the coding sequence ATGGATCATTCCCAGTGCCTTGTGACTATATACGCCTTGGTGGTTCTGCTGGGTCTTCGGCTAGAGCAGGGCGCCTGCCAGCACTATCTACACATCCGACCGGCTCCCAGCGACAACTTGCCCTTGGTGGATCTAATCGAGCACCCGGACCCTATCTTTGACCCCAAGGAGAAGGATCTTAACGAGACCTTGCTAAGGAACCTCATGGGTGGACACTTCGACCCCAACTTTATGGCTGTTTCTTTGCCCGAGGACCGGCTCGGAGTGGACGATCTAGCTGAGCTGGACTTGCTGCTCAGGCAGAGACCCTCGGGTGCGATGCCCAGCGAAATCAAAGGGCTGGAGTTCTACGATGGGCTGCAGCCGGGCAAGAAGCACAGGCTGAGCAAGAAGCTGCGCAGGAAGCTGCAGATGTGGCTTTGGTCCCAGACCTTCTGCCCGGTCCTATACACGTGGAACGATCTCGGCAGCCGCTTTTGGCCCCGGTATGTCAAAGTGGGCAGCTGCTACAGTAAAAGGTCTTGTTCAGTCCCCGAAGGCATGGTTTGCAAACCTGCCAAGTCCGTGCATTTAACGATCCTGAGGTGGAGGTGCCAGCGCCGGGGCGGGCAGAGATGCACATGGATACCCATCCAGTACCCCATCATTTCGGAGTGTAAATGCTCCTGCTAG